The genomic segment AGGGAAAGAGGCCCGAAAAGCCCATCTCGCCCAGTTCCGATCGAGGACGCGGGAGCGTCTGGGTCGGATCCTCACCATGGTCCTGATCGGATTGGGGATCTCCGTGTTCATCGGATCCCGAATCGTTTACTGACCACCTCCCTCCCATGAGGAAGCACCGTGCGTCTGCGTTCCCCGTGAGTGCGGGAATGAACCAATCTTAAAACCAGGAACTACGGGGCGGCCACTTAGGAAAGTGGGTGTCCCTTACCTGGTCTGAAACGCCCTCCGCGGCCCCTGAACGGACCTCCTCCAGGCGACGCCGGGCCTCCTCGGCCCATTTCCGGTCGATTTCCGCCTCCGGTGGGTTGAGGCTGCGCAGGAGGGAGTCCACCACCTGGGCCCGCTCTTCAACCGGAAGCGAGGCGGCCTCTTCGAGGATCTCTTCAATTTTCATGGCAGGCCCTATGGCCGTACAGAACAGTCACCAGAAACCCGTCCGGTCCTGGTTGGATTATCGCCCGGGGAAGCGTCGCACACCATAGCGGGGAGGAACTAGAACGTTTATCAGGTCGAGATTGGAGCGGAAGGTACCGGTGCCGTTGAGGGAAAGCGAAGGCCGTAGCCAAAGGAGGCGCCCAGTAGGAAAGTAAGGAAAGTGGGTGTCCCTTAGGTTAGGTCAAGGTGGGTGTCCCATACCTCCCATACCTTCACCATACCTTCATATTGCCCTCCCGATTGGCCGATGGCATGCTAGCAAATTGCTAGCATCAAAAAAGGAGATTCCGCCATGGGTGCCATCACGATCCGCAACCTCCCCGAGGAGCTGGTAGACCGCCTCAAGGAGGCAGCCGAGGCCCATAACCGATCCATGGAACAGGAAGTCCGCGAACTGCTGGAGCAGCGCTACGCGCCCAAGGGGGAGGTCTTGAGTCGGATGCGCGAGCGATGGGAAGAGCTCCCTCAGACCGATCCGGACGAAGTGGCCCGTTGGCGTGAGGAAGGGCGGCCTTGAGCAAACCCCTGGTCGTGGACACCATGGTGTTCGCCTATGCCTTGCTGGGGGTATCCACCCACCGGGAGACCGCCCTCGCAGCTCTTGAGGCAGCAGATCCCATCGTGGTGCCGGACTCCTGCTATGCGGAGCTGGCGAATGTAGTGTGGCAATGGACCCGGGCCAAGGAAATCTCCAGAGAGACCGGGCACGCCCTCCTTACGGACGCCGAGGTACTGATCAATCGCTCCCACCCCACTACCCACCTCTGGAGCCAGGCCCTGAGCCTGGCGATCGACGCCGACCACCCTGCCTACGACACCCTTTTCATTGCCGCCGCCCAGCGCGAAGGGACCCAAGTGGTCACCTTTGATAAGCGGCTACAAACCGCCTTCCCGGACTGGACCTTGGCTCCGGAACTGTTTCTAGGGCTCCGGAACTGTTTCTAGGCTGATTTCCGAATTTCAGCCGCCAGCTCGGAGGGCAATCAAGGTAATCAAAGTGGGTGTCCCATTTAGTTTCTTGCAACGAGGAAAGAAAGCAGGGGGCTTTTCCCTGAATCTAGGTGGGCGTCCCTTACCTAATTACCAATTTTCTGTTTTACCTTCCACGACTATCCTTCCAGCCCAAGGTATATATTTCTACATTTTCCACATATTCTAAGTTTTTCCAAGTAATATCAGGGCCACTTAATGGGATAACACCCTCAGACTGAGGTCCTGAAAATTCAATAGGATCTTTATTAATATCCCCCCATACGATAATTCTACCAGTAGAAGGCCGAATTTTTACCCTTAGGTGAACCTCCTCAGCATCCGGAGGAACCTGCAATTCTCTTGAATTGAAGGGGTTACCCCCCTCATCAGTTATAAAATATTCAAATTTCCCAATATGCACATTAGGTCTTACTTTTGCCTGAATAAAATTATACGGAATATCAGGAAGCTCAGATTTTTTACTGTAACTTGGGAACTTTTCCTTGTAGCCAGAAAAATCTTCAGGATTTAGAAGGATGGTACGCTTTCCCTCCATAACAAAATCTAGCTCTTTAGTCCCCTCTAGCTTGGCAGTCCCTGCCAAATAATA from the Thiohalorhabdus sp. Cl-TMA genome contains:
- a CDS encoding addiction module protein, whose amino-acid sequence is MKIEEILEEAASLPVEERAQVVDSLLRSLNPPEAEIDRKWAEEARRRLEEVRSGAAEGVSDQVRDTHFPKWPPRSSWF
- a CDS encoding FitA-like ribbon-helix-helix domain-containing protein; protein product: MGAITIRNLPEELVDRLKEAAEAHNRSMEQEVRELLEQRYAPKGEVLSRMRERWEELPQTDPDEVARWREEGRP
- a CDS encoding type II toxin-antitoxin system VapC family toxin, whose product is MSKPLVVDTMVFAYALLGVSTHRETALAALEAADPIVVPDSCYAELANVVWQWTRAKEISRETGHALLTDAEVLINRSHPTTHLWSQALSLAIDADHPAYDTLFIAAAQREGTQVVTFDKRLQTAFPDWTLAPELFLGLRNCF